The Penaeus chinensis breed Huanghai No. 1 chromosome 29, ASM1920278v2, whole genome shotgun sequence genome window below encodes:
- the LOC125040608 gene encoding uncharacterized protein LOC125040608 codes for MKWRDRISILSRKRTLKSFVGPGQEQNDVPSGSGSGHNGPQALLGGIQGSSVENTLSQIRPVIGPDHKSYYILLRGNEDSFMCIQPAKDVIDSLDDVVKNVVNSVKLSKLSQESESPPVVKKPRYSQGKTYKSTNRQNLPATKNNGVLNSHVQISEGDRAEAATGLENLLLCRVSPEETNNVVENVVLNRRVQNINSEQQNKMVRTSMLLYPLVQNSRLAQGSAVRANSKQKTSLLLSSDSVNELDDPLLIPSESDLIQNIAQSCTAVRLSDQKQELGSLEPTEPELCDPSEYVTTEIKDLNSILPPPVGQNPSPTELCLIAREGTLLSEEEITSQIKNMIESEQLVVGEGKQIVVIRVSAREAVVKIVGNETESVNSSEHQEIREASETLQHEEQEMSEMSTVVKEEDLCYDPEVVIANNNNNSINNNHEEGVEYLLSPYQGLMSKREVESDADYVVESFIGPSPTPPLQESPQDERLAYQIEEVTATGATSIADPLITGAEKDDGEIVVFQREDGAFVNQDGTPVSSELQYLIATSQQDFAPSLEPVDHSDSIFVSPGTFDHHHTIDVNTGL; via the exons ATGAAATGGCGAGATCGAATATCCATACTGTCAAGGAAAAGGACACTCAAGAGCTTCGTTGGGCCAGGCCAGGAGCAAAATGATGTTCCTTCTGGCTCAGGGTCAGGGCACAATGGTCCTCAGGCCCTTTTGGGGGGCATCCAAGGGAGCTCGGTAGAGAACACCTTATCGCAAATCCGTCCAGTCATAGGACCAGACCATAAGAGCTACTACATCCTGCTGCGAGGGAATGAGGACTCCTTCATGTGTATTCAGCCTGCCAAAGATGTGATTGATAGCTTGGATGACGTTGTAAAGAATGTGGTGAACAGTGTAAAATTGTCAAAACTGTCACAGGAGAGTGAGTCTCCTCCTGTGGTCAAAAAGCCGAGGTACAGCCAGGGGAAAACTTATAAAAGTACAAACCGCCAGAATCTACCCGCCACTAAAAATAACGGAGTACTTAATTCCCATGTCCAGATTAGTGAAGGAGACAGAGCAGAGGCGGCTACGGGGCTTGAGAACTTACTCCTTTGCAGAGTGAGCCCTGAGGAGACAAATAATGTGGTGGAAAATGTCGTACTTAACCGTAGGGTTCAAAACATAAACAGTGAACAGCAGAATAAGATGGTGAGAACTAGTATGTTACTATATCCTCTAGTGCAAAATAGTAGACTAGCGCAGGGCAGTGCAGTTCGTGCTAATAGTAAACAGAAAACCAGTTTGCTTTTATCAAGTGACTCAGTGAATGAGCTGGATGACCCGTTACTCATTCCCTCAGAAAGTGATTTGATACAGAACATTGCTCAAAGCTGTACAGCAGTTAGATTAAGTGACCAGAAGCAAGAACTAGGTAGTTTAGAACCTACGGAGCCTGAGCTCTGTGATCCCTCGGAATACGTGACAACAGAAATTAAGGATCTAAACAGCATACTTCCTCCCCCTGTAGGACAGAATCCTTCACCAACAGAACTCTGTCTAATCGCAAGGGAAGGAACATTGCTTTCAGAGGAAGAGATCACATCGCAGATTAAAAACATGATTGAATCAGAGCAGCTAGTGGTTGGGGAAGGCAAACAAATTGTTGTGATCAG AGTGTCGGCAAGGGAAGCTGTAGTAAAAATAGTGGGCAATGAAACGGAATCTGTCAATAGCAGTGAGCATCAGGAAATAAGAGAGGCATCGGAGACTTTGCAGCATGAGGAGCAG GAGATGTCAGAAATGTCAACAGTAGTGAAGGAGGAAGATCTCTGCTATGACCCAGAGGTTGTGattgccaacaacaacaacaacagcatcaacaacaaccatGAGGAAGGAGTGGAATATCTTTTGTCTCCGTACCAG GGTCTCATGTCAAaacgagaggtagagagtgaCGCTGACTATGTGGTGGAGTCCTTCATTGGCCCCTCTCCAACACCTCCTCTGCAGGAATCCCCACAGGATGAGCGACTGGCGTACCAAATTGAGGAGGTCACTGCCACTGGGGCTACCTCTATAGCTGACCCCCTCATCACGGGAGCTGAGAAGGACGATGGGGAGATTGTTGTGTTCCAGAGGGAGGATGGGGCATTTGTGAATCAG GATGGGACTCCAGTGTCAAGTGAGCTCCAGTACCTAATAGCTACATCACAGCAGGACTTTGCACCCTCACTGGAACCAGTTGACCACTCGGACTCCATCTTCGTGTCTCCAGGAACCTTTGACCATCACCATACCATTGATGTCAACACAGGGCTGTAA
- the LOC125040946 gene encoding trypsin-1-like → MKSAVALLVLVTASLASCRRLAFEPKKATRDGADRPPKAAFRQDLSSYGSDAHSMASSFGEDYWTSSSASYGRPPSPQATTTNPPVVNPTTNPPTTGACQCGVANPTRIVGGEEVQPAHKYPWQIGLKYKGGVGYWCGGAVINDRYILTAAHCLFDSNGNQESAEGLVVGVGDHLMSSTSDDVAATELISVEKVILHSQYNKQTFDNDIALLKLSKVLTFSTEVRPVCLPEDDSKTYAGADGIASGWGTLSSGGSQPNQLMEVTVPILDPSCWGQSVTERMLCAGYSEGGKDTCQGDSGGPLCVKESSKYVQVGIVSFGDGCAKPGSPGVYARVTEFLPWIKANTADAAFC, encoded by the exons ATGAAGTCTGCCGTGGCGCTGCTCGTGCTG GTGACAGCCAGCCTCGCCTCCTGCAGGCGGCTGGCCTTCGAGCCCAAGAAGGCGACCCGGGACGGCGCTGACAGACCCCCGAAGGCCGCGTTCCGCCAAGACCTCTCCTCCTACGGCTCCGATGCGCACTCCATGGCGTCCTCGTTCGGAGAAGACTACTGGACCAGCTCTTCCGCCTCCTATGgacgtcccccttcccctcaggcTACCACGACCAACCCTCCTGTGGTTAACCCGACAACCAATCCACCAACGACTGGGGCATGCCAGTGCGGGGTTGCCAACCCAACGCGCATCGTAGGAGGGGAAGAAGTCCAACCCGCCCACAAGTACCCATGGCAAATAGGTCTCAAGTATAAGGGAGGCGTAGGGTACTGGTGTGGAGGCGCCGTCATCAACGACCGCTACATCCTGACCGCCGCCCACTGCCTATTTGACTCCAACGGAAACCAGGAGTCTGCTGAAGGCCTCGTGGTGGGCGTTGGCGATCACCTCATGAGCTCCACTTCCGACGATGTGGCTGCAACTGAGCTGATCAGTGTGGAGAAGGTCATTCTGCACTCCCAGTACAATAAACAGACATTTGATAATGATATAGCTCTTTTGAAGTTGTCCAAAGTCCTGACCTTCTCCACGGAGGTGCGACCTGTCTGTCTTCCTGAGGACGACAGCAAAACCTACGCAGGTGCAGATGGCATTGCCTCCGGCTGGGGCACGCTGTCCTCGGGGGGAAGTCAGCCCAATCAGCTGATGGAAGTGACCGTGCCCATCCTGGACCCAAGCTGCTGGGGCCAGTCGGTGACCGAAAGGATGCTGTGCGCAGGATACTCGGAGGGCGGCAAGGACACCTGCCAGGGAGACTCCGGAGGACCTTTGTGTGTGAAGGAGAGCAGCAAGTATGTCCAGGTTGGAATAGTGTCCTTTGGCGACGGCTGCGCCAAGCCTGGCAGCCCCGGCGTGTACGCCCGTGTGACCGAGTTCCTCCCTTGGATCAAGGCTAACACCGCCGACGCCGCCTTCTGCTGA